The Bradyrhizobium ottawaense genome window below encodes:
- a CDS encoding urea ABC transporter substrate-binding protein yields the protein MSKSVLRGLRAAALTGTLVLGSPLGPQMALAAENPIKLGVLEDQSGDFAAATIGKVHAIQLAADEINKAGGIMGRPLELVAYDTQSDNTRYQEFMRRVLQRDKVDVVFAGFSSASREAYRPIVDQFNGFAFYNNQYEGGVCDGHMIVTGAVPEQQFSTLIPYMMEKYGKNVYTLAADYNFGQISAEWVRKIVKENGGKMAGEEFIPLGVSQFSQSIQNIQKAKPDFVVTLLVGTAQASYYEQAASANVNLPMASSVNVGQGYEHKRFKPPSLKDMYVTTNYIEEISSPKSKEFYAKFKAKFPSEPYVNQEAENSYLAVYLYKQMVERAKSTKREDIRKVIALGDVCMDAPEGKVCIDPKSQHMSHTIYLAKVGADHAISFPKVWEDIKPYWLGEAGCDLTKKDPMAQYTPSNPPPKP from the coding sequence ATGAGCAAGTCTGTATTGCGGGGGCTGCGTGCCGCAGCCCTCACGGGGACGCTTGTCCTCGGATCACCCCTTGGACCACAAATGGCACTCGCGGCGGAAAATCCGATCAAGCTCGGCGTGCTTGAAGATCAGTCCGGCGATTTTGCCGCAGCGACGATCGGCAAGGTCCACGCCATCCAGCTCGCCGCCGACGAAATCAACAAGGCCGGCGGCATCATGGGCCGGCCGCTCGAGCTCGTCGCTTACGACACGCAATCCGACAACACCCGCTACCAGGAGTTCATGCGGCGCGTCCTCCAGCGCGACAAGGTCGACGTCGTGTTCGCGGGCTTTTCGTCGGCCTCGCGAGAGGCGTACCGTCCGATCGTCGACCAGTTCAATGGCTTCGCATTCTACAACAACCAGTACGAAGGCGGTGTCTGTGACGGCCACATGATCGTGACAGGCGCGGTGCCCGAGCAGCAGTTCTCCACGCTCATCCCCTACATGATGGAGAAGTACGGCAAGAACGTCTACACGCTCGCGGCCGACTACAATTTCGGCCAGATCTCGGCGGAATGGGTGCGCAAGATCGTCAAGGAGAACGGGGGCAAGATGGCCGGCGAGGAGTTCATCCCGCTCGGCGTGTCGCAGTTCTCCCAGAGCATCCAGAACATCCAGAAGGCCAAGCCCGACTTCGTGGTCACCCTGCTGGTCGGCACCGCGCAGGCCTCCTATTACGAGCAGGCGGCCTCCGCCAACGTCAACCTGCCGATGGCCTCCTCGGTCAACGTCGGCCAGGGCTACGAGCACAAGCGCTTCAAGCCGCCGAGCCTGAAGGACATGTACGTCACCACCAACTACATCGAGGAGATCTCTTCGCCGAAGAGCAAGGAGTTCTACGCCAAGTTCAAGGCGAAGTTCCCGAGCGAGCCCTATGTCAACCAGGAGGCGGAGAACTCCTATCTCGCCGTCTATCTATACAAGCAGATGGTGGAGCGCGCGAAGTCGACCAAGCGCGAGGACATCCGCAAGGTGATCGCGCTCGGCGACGTCTGCATGGACGCGCCGGAGGGCAAGGTCTGCATCGACCCGAAGAGCCAGCACATGTCGCACACGATCTATCTCGCCAAGGTCGGTGCGGATCACGCGATCTCTTTCCCGAAAGTCTGGGAAGACATCAAGCCGTACTGGCTGGGTGAGGCCGGCTGCGATCTGACCAAGAAGGATCCGATGGCCCAGTACACGCCGTCGAATCCCCCGCCGAAACCGTGA
- a CDS encoding ANTAR domain-containing response regulator, which translates to MSSRLLQNFKGGRAIVVTRRGGWESALETTLAKLGVSTEYPEIIDGRAQIDVASLQAERDILFIDGDLEGAVAIEVNPGSRLPPVPVIGLVGVEAPSRLKALVNLGATSFLRKPVHGGAVYTSLFMGINQFLLRAEMYERLQGLEERRRGRRAVIRAVVLLMQQDGLDEEGAYSQLRRDSMRARQNMELYCEEFMSKRAKPPDTSGRTTGITLQGGNKQAI; encoded by the coding sequence ATGAGCTCCCGACTGCTACAGAACTTCAAGGGCGGCCGTGCCATCGTCGTCACCCGGCGAGGCGGATGGGAGAGCGCGCTCGAAACGACGCTGGCCAAGCTTGGCGTCTCCACCGAATATCCGGAGATCATCGACGGTCGTGCGCAGATTGACGTCGCAAGCCTTCAGGCCGAGCGGGACATCCTGTTCATCGACGGCGATCTCGAAGGCGCGGTAGCGATCGAGGTCAATCCCGGCTCGCGTTTGCCGCCGGTGCCGGTGATCGGCCTCGTCGGCGTCGAAGCGCCGAGCCGGCTCAAGGCGCTCGTCAATCTCGGTGCAACCTCGTTCCTGCGTAAGCCCGTGCATGGCGGCGCGGTCTACACGTCCCTGTTCATGGGCATCAACCAGTTCCTGCTGCGCGCCGAGATGTATGAGCGCCTTCAAGGCCTCGAGGAGCGCCGCCGCGGCCGGCGCGCGGTGATCCGGGCGGTCGTCCTGCTGATGCAGCAAGACGGCCTCGACGAGGAGGGAGCCTATTCCCAGCTCCGCCGCGACAGCATGCGCGCGCGGCAGAACATGGAACTCTATTGCGAGGAGTTTATGAGCAAGCGGGCGAAGCCGCCCGATACGTCCGGCCGCACAACCGGCATCACGCTGCAAGGCGGCAATAAGCAGGCCATCTAG
- a CDS encoding transporter substrate-binding domain-containing protein — translation MARTNYRIGVMLSTTGSYSVVARSMLNGALLAFREINAGRDDIALEPVVVNPAGDLASYRSLSLELLGSGVRHVVGCYTSSSRKEVIPCFEKFDGLLWYPSHYEGFESSDNVIYTGAAPNQHVLPLVDYLASRVGSRAFCVGSNYIWAWENNRIFREALAARGGTVLAERYLSVGDTEVDQVIAAIIDQRPDFVFNNLIGTSAYAFFRAFRTACRARGIDQAAELPVASCTLSEPELPEIGPDAVDGHLSSSVYFSSLNSAENGAFIRAYTTSFPDGPVSSADAEASYIAVKLLGAALSQAGTDDARTVRAAVADQRLHAPQGEVRIDRQTFHAWLTPRIGRSTVSGQFEVLLESREPIAPDPYLVQSSPRFASAMRSPLLKVVQS, via the coding sequence ATGGCGCGGACGAACTATCGGATCGGCGTGATGCTGTCGACGACGGGATCCTACAGCGTCGTTGCGCGCTCGATGCTGAACGGGGCGCTGCTCGCGTTTCGCGAAATCAATGCGGGCCGTGACGACATTGCGCTGGAGCCGGTCGTGGTCAACCCGGCCGGCGACCTTGCGAGCTATCGTTCGCTCAGCCTCGAGCTGCTCGGTTCCGGCGTCCGGCATGTGGTCGGCTGCTACACCTCGTCGAGCCGCAAGGAAGTGATCCCCTGCTTCGAAAAGTTCGACGGACTGCTGTGGTATCCGTCTCACTACGAGGGCTTCGAGAGCTCCGACAACGTCATCTATACCGGCGCCGCGCCGAACCAGCACGTGCTGCCGCTCGTCGATTATTTGGCATCCCGGGTCGGCTCGCGCGCCTTCTGCGTCGGCTCCAATTACATCTGGGCCTGGGAAAACAATCGCATCTTCCGGGAGGCACTCGCCGCGCGCGGTGGCACCGTGCTTGCCGAGCGGTATCTCTCGGTTGGCGACACCGAGGTCGACCAGGTGATCGCAGCGATCATCGATCAGCGTCCGGACTTCGTCTTCAACAATTTGATCGGCACCAGCGCTTACGCCTTCTTCCGGGCGTTCCGGACCGCCTGCCGTGCGCGTGGCATCGACCAGGCGGCTGAACTCCCGGTCGCGAGCTGCACCCTGTCGGAGCCAGAGTTGCCTGAGATCGGCCCGGACGCCGTCGATGGACATCTGTCCTCGAGTGTCTATTTCTCCTCGCTGAACTCGGCCGAAAACGGCGCCTTCATTCGTGCCTACACCACGTCCTTTCCGGATGGACCGGTCTCGTCGGCTGATGCCGAAGCTTCCTACATCGCCGTCAAACTGCTCGGAGCGGCCCTGTCACAGGCCGGCACCGACGACGCTCGCACGGTACGCGCCGCCGTCGCAGACCAGCGGCTGCACGCTCCGCAAGGCGAGGTCCGCATCGACCGCCAGACCTTCCACGCCTGGCTGACGCCCCGGATCGGCCGGTCGACCGTCAGCGGGCAGTTCGAAGTGCTGCTGGAATCGCGCGAGCCAATCGCACCGGATCCCTATCTCGTTCAGTCGTCGCCGCGCTTTGCCAGCGCAATGCGCTCTCCGCTTTTGAAGGTGGTGCAATCATGA
- a CDS encoding GNAT family N-acetyltransferase produces the protein MNKLSNTFDIVIEQAFDFLSPEYAELFDRSAATAFQHPIWLHSLYTRLASDAGATPLVVVVRHRATGALAMVLPLLRIRRGPIRTVEFADLRVSDYLAPVCSPKVFSQLLDDADACAEIRRLVRPFDLLRITKLPDGRLPIENLLAASRRVSMDTNAYATVLVAPFEQWRAGAIDRSYQKELAKKYRQLQKKGALSFSCCNDSASVLEAMDVMRKFRGPRFQAQGDGDLLQRPEYFGFYSDVALRGLGSFVRLYAMKMDGEVIAAVLGLCHHGSFLIIMSAFDIAGYKSQSLGALMFEQVARDCIERGDQMLDFTIGDEPYKKLFGGQPSPMWAITKAGSTAGAIALFALKQAPWLKLAAKRLSDLRLLPARTSTPTR, from the coding sequence ATGAACAAACTTAGCAACACGTTCGACATCGTCATCGAGCAGGCGTTCGACTTTCTGTCTCCGGAATATGCCGAGCTGTTTGATCGCTCGGCCGCCACTGCGTTCCAGCATCCAATCTGGCTGCACAGCCTCTACACCAGGCTCGCTTCGGATGCGGGTGCGACACCTCTGGTCGTCGTGGTCCGCCACCGCGCGACAGGCGCCCTTGCGATGGTGCTGCCCTTGCTCCGGATCCGGCGCGGCCCGATCCGAACCGTCGAGTTCGCCGACCTCCGCGTCTCCGACTATCTGGCGCCGGTTTGCAGCCCGAAAGTGTTCTCGCAACTGCTCGATGACGCGGACGCATGCGCGGAGATTCGGCGCCTCGTTCGCCCTTTCGATCTGCTCCGGATCACCAAACTGCCCGACGGGCGGCTTCCGATCGAGAACCTCCTGGCCGCATCGCGCCGCGTATCGATGGACACCAACGCCTACGCGACGGTCCTGGTCGCGCCGTTCGAGCAATGGCGGGCCGGTGCGATCGATCGCTCCTATCAGAAGGAGCTCGCAAAGAAATATCGTCAGCTCCAGAAGAAGGGCGCGCTGAGCTTCTCATGCTGCAACGACAGCGCCTCCGTGCTCGAGGCGATGGACGTGATGAGGAAGTTTCGCGGTCCGCGCTTTCAGGCGCAAGGCGACGGAGATCTGCTCCAGCGTCCCGAATATTTCGGCTTCTATTCCGACGTGGCCCTTCGTGGGCTCGGCTCCTTTGTGCGTCTCTATGCCATGAAGATGGACGGCGAAGTGATCGCCGCCGTGCTCGGCCTCTGCCATCACGGCAGCTTCCTCATCATCATGAGCGCCTTCGACATTGCCGGGTACAAGAGCCAGTCCCTGGGCGCGCTGATGTTCGAGCAGGTAGCGCGGGATTGCATCGAGCGCGGCGATCAGATGCTCGATTTCACCATCGGTGACGAGCCATACAAGAAACTGTTCGGCGGACAGCCCTCGCCGATGTGGGCGATCACGAAAGCCGGCAGCACCGCAGGTGCCATCGCCCTGTTCGCGCTAAAGCAGGCTCCCTGGCTCAAACTGGCGGCCAAGCGGCTCTCGGATTTGCGGCTCCTGCCCGCCCGCACCTCGACGCCCACGCGCTGA
- a CDS encoding FAD-dependent oxidoreductase, with protein MTADRTVTEPIGAAGTSTIVADIAIVGGGLAGSLAAAVLARAGHRIVLIDKRAVYPDEFRVEKIGGHQLAMLRKLGFLDALENVACRYDQVLNIREGKVVDVSVGQAYGFPYADLVAMARGRIPEPSDLIVDEVTAISCSDDVQHLELASGRRVTARLVVLATGMAAALGYKLGIKRQILAERHSVSFGFTIARRDGAPFDFEALTCYGERTADGIDYLSLFPVRAGMRANLFMFRDPTDPIMRELRREPEATVLRLLPGLRPYLGDFRVTDRVQNWVMDLTVVEGHLQPGIVLIGDAFQTNCPAAGTGVARLLVDVDRLCTEYAPKWLATPGMDQEKITQFYSDRDKIAADQQSLKMARFRQALTSRNDIGWDVRRRLHFLRRSLTHRVDQMHPGWLGRVRGALRA; from the coding sequence ATGACGGCGGATAGAACTGTGACCGAGCCGATCGGCGCAGCTGGCACTTCGACGATCGTTGCGGACATCGCGATCGTCGGTGGTGGCCTTGCAGGATCGCTTGCGGCGGCCGTGCTGGCGCGGGCAGGGCATCGCATCGTCCTGATCGACAAGCGGGCGGTCTATCCGGACGAGTTCCGGGTCGAAAAGATCGGCGGCCATCAGTTGGCGATGCTCCGCAAGCTGGGCTTCCTCGACGCGCTCGAAAATGTCGCTTGTCGATATGATCAGGTGCTCAATATCCGGGAAGGCAAGGTGGTCGATGTCAGCGTCGGCCAGGCCTACGGATTTCCCTATGCTGATCTCGTTGCCATGGCGCGCGGCCGGATCCCCGAGCCATCCGATCTGATTGTCGACGAGGTCACCGCGATCAGCTGCAGCGACGACGTCCAGCACCTCGAGCTGGCGTCCGGACGGCGCGTGACTGCGCGTCTCGTCGTTCTCGCCACGGGCATGGCGGCGGCTCTCGGTTATAAACTCGGTATCAAGCGGCAGATTCTGGCCGAGCGCCATTCGGTGTCGTTCGGTTTCACGATCGCCCGCCGCGATGGCGCGCCGTTCGATTTCGAGGCACTGACCTGCTATGGCGAGCGCACGGCCGACGGCATCGACTATCTCAGCCTGTTTCCCGTGCGCGCCGGCATGCGGGCCAATCTCTTCATGTTCCGCGACCCGACCGATCCGATCATGCGCGAGCTGCGTCGTGAACCGGAAGCGACCGTTCTGCGTCTGCTGCCGGGATTGCGGCCCTATCTCGGCGATTTCCGCGTCACCGACCGTGTCCAGAACTGGGTCATGGATCTGACCGTCGTCGAGGGACATCTCCAGCCCGGCATCGTGCTCATCGGCGATGCGTTCCAGACCAATTGTCCCGCCGCCGGCACGGGCGTCGCGCGCCTGCTGGTGGACGTCGATCGTCTGTGCACCGAATATGCGCCGAAGTGGCTCGCGACCCCAGGCATGGACCAGGAGAAGATTACGCAGTTCTATTCCGATCGCGACAAGATCGCGGCGGATCAGCAGTCCCTCAAAATGGCGCGCTTCCGCCAGGCCCTGACATCCCGCAACGATATCGGCTGGGATGTCCGGCGCCGGCTGCACTTCCTGCGGCGCAGCCTGACACACCGCGTCGATCAAATGCATCCCGGCTGGCTCGGGCGTGTTCGCGGGGCGTTGCGCGCCTGA
- a CDS encoding lipopolysaccharide biosynthesis protein: MIKSILQLMRRDVTRGVVGTILLKVGSGALAFALFSLAARTMSPDGFGIFATWLSVAQIAAVVGLVGQESLLVRFLNEYQVGDRPDLTKGVLLSSFKITSIAMLIVIAGIAIAANMRGDGWLLILAVSAYTAANAGVMLGSQIARSLVSILTGEGNREFFWRVIVVLFLLAMLLGHRQLDPAELMAVMTIAISVGLVAQIVSIARVLPDLRGTPARSETSRWRSSALHFWLASILEAANQYFDVILVYWMLDPVTAGIYFAASRLANIFAMLSAALYTFGARRLPSLYFSKNHQEFERTLQLMAEVTALCVVAGLAMIWIGGPYLLNLFGPHFTAQHSVLIVLAIGTAIQAAGGPSAAILQLTGHERIYVPVVAANVALRLVGFLILIPWLGVLGAAISATVSLALATIALNVLCRRRTGVDPSILVLLRFSALKRRNYAVRGADSSD, translated from the coding sequence ATGATCAAATCCATCCTCCAGCTCATGCGGCGCGACGTCACGCGCGGTGTCGTCGGGACCATCCTGCTCAAGGTTGGTAGCGGCGCGCTCGCGTTTGCGCTGTTTTCGCTGGCGGCACGAACGATGTCGCCCGACGGCTTCGGTATCTTTGCGACCTGGCTTTCGGTTGCCCAGATCGCCGCCGTCGTGGGACTGGTCGGCCAGGAATCGTTGCTGGTGCGGTTCCTGAACGAGTATCAGGTCGGCGACAGGCCGGATCTCACCAAAGGTGTCCTCTTATCGAGCTTCAAGATTACCTCGATCGCAATGCTGATCGTGATCGCGGGGATCGCCATCGCGGCGAACATGAGAGGCGATGGGTGGCTGCTCATACTTGCGGTATCGGCCTACACGGCCGCGAATGCCGGCGTAATGCTCGGCAGCCAGATCGCACGCTCACTGGTCAGCATTCTCACGGGCGAAGGAAATCGCGAGTTCTTCTGGCGAGTCATCGTCGTCCTGTTTCTGCTCGCCATGCTGCTCGGTCATCGGCAACTCGATCCCGCCGAGTTGATGGCGGTGATGACAATTGCCATATCGGTGGGCCTGGTTGCGCAAATCGTTTCGATCGCGCGCGTGCTGCCGGATTTGCGCGGTACGCCGGCGCGCTCCGAAACGTCCCGCTGGCGCTCGAGCGCCCTGCACTTCTGGCTTGCATCCATTCTTGAAGCCGCAAACCAGTATTTCGACGTCATTCTGGTGTACTGGATGCTGGATCCAGTAACTGCCGGTATCTACTTTGCCGCATCGCGCCTTGCCAATATCTTCGCCATGCTGTCTGCGGCGCTATATACGTTCGGAGCCCGCCGGCTTCCCTCGCTGTATTTCAGCAAGAACCACCAGGAGTTCGAGCGAACCTTGCAGCTGATGGCGGAGGTGACCGCGCTATGCGTGGTCGCCGGGCTCGCCATGATCTGGATCGGCGGCCCCTATCTCCTCAACCTGTTCGGACCTCATTTCACCGCGCAGCACTCGGTCTTGATCGTGCTCGCAATCGGGACGGCCATCCAGGCCGCAGGCGGCCCATCTGCTGCGATCCTGCAGCTGACCGGCCACGAACGGATCTACGTTCCCGTGGTTGCCGCCAATGTCGCGCTGCGGCTCGTGGGTTTTCTCATCCTCATTCCCTGGCTCGGCGTGCTTGGCGCGGCGATTTCGGCGACCGTGTCGCTGGCGCTCGCGACCATCGCCCTGAACGTCCTCTGCCGCCGGCGAACAGGGGTGGATCCTTCGATCCTCGTGCTGCTGCGCTTCTCCGCCTTGAAGCGCCGCAATTATGCAGTGCGCGGCGCCGACTCCAGCGACTAG
- a CDS encoding glycosyltransferase family 4 protein: protein MLHYQPNKELGETTATAPARSNGSRRKLHVLLAQTQAENAGAQEISRLLGAGLTARGYRVTNLFFFRKSHSFDEPPDTLYCAPSRPGNPMALLRMLWTLGRHISTIKPDAVLTFQHFGNVIGGGVTRLVSRAPVIANQVSSALSMSWPVRTADIFMGSLGFFDRITLNSQDMQREYSRYPAAYRSRMVHVPHGFDDKALTLSKEAARQKLSLPPDRILLGCAARLHPHKRLDLAIRLLPDQPSWHLALAGQGADEGRLKLLASELKVSDRLHLLGEIPPTRMADFLACLDVFVFPTQAETFGLAAVEAANAGVPSVVTDLPVLREVLSYEGRPTALFVDASDHAKLSAAVSRLLTDQHQSDELRQNAKGLRLRYSVDAMVEEYVRILGQVI, encoded by the coding sequence GTGCTCCACTATCAGCCGAATAAGGAATTGGGCGAGACGACCGCGACGGCACCCGCGCGGTCGAACGGCAGCAGACGAAAGCTGCACGTGCTTCTCGCGCAAACCCAGGCCGAGAACGCCGGAGCGCAGGAGATCTCCAGGCTTCTTGGCGCCGGGCTGACCGCGCGCGGCTACCGCGTCACCAATCTGTTCTTCTTCCGTAAATCGCATTCCTTCGATGAGCCGCCCGATACGCTCTACTGCGCGCCGAGCCGGCCGGGCAATCCGATGGCGTTGCTGCGGATGCTGTGGACACTCGGCCGCCATATCAGCACCATCAAACCCGACGCCGTCCTGACCTTCCAGCATTTCGGCAACGTGATCGGCGGCGGCGTGACGCGCCTCGTCAGCCGCGCACCTGTCATCGCCAATCAGGTTTCATCCGCGCTGTCGATGAGCTGGCCGGTCCGCACGGCCGACATCTTCATGGGTAGCCTTGGCTTCTTCGACCGCATCACGCTCAATTCGCAGGACATGCAGCGCGAATATTCGCGCTACCCCGCGGCCTACCGGTCGCGCATGGTGCATGTCCCGCACGGCTTCGATGACAAGGCCCTTACCCTGTCGAAGGAAGCCGCACGACAAAAACTCAGCCTGCCGCCGGATCGCATATTGCTCGGCTGCGCAGCGAGACTGCATCCGCACAAGCGTCTCGATCTGGCGATACGTCTGTTACCGGATCAGCCGTCCTGGCACCTTGCGCTTGCCGGCCAGGGAGCCGACGAGGGCCGGCTGAAGCTGCTGGCGAGTGAATTGAAGGTGTCGGACAGGCTGCATTTGCTTGGGGAAATCCCGCCCACCCGGATGGCGGACTTTCTCGCCTGCCTGGACGTGTTCGTATTCCCGACACAGGCCGAGACCTTCGGTCTGGCCGCGGTCGAGGCTGCGAACGCCGGTGTTCCCTCCGTCGTCACCGATCTTCCCGTCCTGCGCGAAGTGTTGTCCTACGAAGGAAGACCGACGGCACTCTTCGTCGACGCTTCCGATCATGCGAAGCTCTCCGCGGCCGTCTCCAGGCTGCTGACGGACCAACATCAAAGCGACGAACTGCGACAAAACGCCAAAGGCTTGCGGTTGCGCTATTCGGTAGATGCCATGGTGGAGGAATACGTTCGAATTCTCGGCCAGGTCATCTGA
- a CDS encoding glucosamine inositolphosphorylceramide transferase family protein, translating to MIIEFRCEREYARRWMGRETLLIDGREVPVQIAWTAKAEPRPAGLDALFELERMVLHKGKHSSVHRLNVIPGPTRARTETADVIVDFTGGARDPNDSARLYLRPLFNGVAGENAALAAILTGDLPVIDIVNEVDGSVRDRGHPSGEIAAGLSGALETVMARTLTMVAAILSGRPRLVPQLARPAADGPRRGPVGYVARGLAVSIAKEIYRLCCYAPHWHVGWRFNDGAGVWQTGDLSGPSWNVLGDPGNHFYADPFPMTWQGRTFVFFEDLDHRVGKGIISAIEFNDTGPVGQVVPVLEEPWHLSYPFLIEDGGDLWMIPESSLHGDVALYKCVRFPDKWERHATLLSGLELADVTITRHNGLNYLFGAWRDGAGGYSDSLAIYYAVHLLGPWLPHASNPVLIDRASTRPAGNFVTINDKLWRPVQNCTDGYGAALALAEVIELSPTAFKQIVRHSLKPGPVWPGRKLHTLNRCGRLEVIDGSRVQPKTRAFAGRFPSAVQSPRTSSYTAG from the coding sequence ATGATCATCGAGTTTCGCTGTGAACGTGAGTACGCGCGGCGGTGGATGGGTCGCGAGACGCTGCTGATCGACGGCCGGGAAGTTCCGGTTCAAATCGCGTGGACGGCGAAGGCCGAGCCGCGGCCCGCAGGTCTCGACGCCCTGTTCGAGCTCGAACGCATGGTGCTGCACAAGGGCAAACACAGCAGCGTCCACAGGCTGAACGTCATTCCGGGACCGACGCGGGCTCGCACCGAGACAGCCGACGTAATCGTCGACTTCACCGGCGGCGCGCGCGATCCGAACGACTCCGCTCGGCTGTATCTCCGTCCGCTGTTCAATGGCGTTGCAGGCGAGAACGCCGCGCTCGCCGCCATTCTGACTGGCGACCTGCCGGTGATCGACATCGTCAACGAGGTCGACGGTTCGGTCCGCGATCGCGGCCATCCATCCGGAGAAATTGCCGCCGGCCTGAGCGGCGCACTCGAAACCGTCATGGCGCGAACCCTGACCATGGTGGCGGCGATCCTATCGGGACGACCGCGGCTTGTGCCGCAACTGGCGCGTCCGGCAGCGGATGGCCCGCGTCGTGGCCCCGTTGGCTATGTTGCGCGCGGCCTTGCCGTGTCGATCGCCAAGGAGATTTATCGCCTGTGCTGCTATGCCCCTCACTGGCATGTCGGGTGGCGCTTCAATGACGGCGCGGGCGTCTGGCAGACCGGAGATCTATCAGGTCCAAGCTGGAACGTTCTGGGAGATCCTGGAAACCACTTCTACGCCGATCCCTTTCCCATGACCTGGCAGGGACGAACATTCGTCTTCTTCGAAGACCTCGATCACCGCGTTGGAAAAGGCATCATATCGGCGATCGAATTCAACGACACCGGCCCGGTAGGACAAGTCGTGCCCGTGCTGGAAGAGCCCTGGCACCTCTCCTACCCGTTCCTGATCGAAGACGGCGGCGATTTGTGGATGATCCCGGAGAGCTCGCTCCACGGGGACGTCGCCCTCTACAAATGCGTTCGGTTCCCGGACAAATGGGAGCGGCACGCGACGCTGCTGTCAGGCCTTGAGCTGGCAGACGTCACGATCACGCGGCACAACGGCCTGAACTATCTGTTCGGCGCCTGGCGCGACGGAGCCGGCGGTTACTCGGATTCGCTGGCGATCTATTACGCCGTGCACCTCCTGGGCCCCTGGTTGCCCCATGCCAGCAATCCGGTCCTGATCGACCGCGCGAGCACGCGGCCGGCGGGGAATTTCGTCACGATCAATGACAAATTGTGGCGACCGGTTCAGAACTGCACCGACGGATACGGCGCTGCGCTCGCGCTGGCGGAAGTGATCGAACTGTCGCCGACCGCCTTCAAGCAGATCGTGCGCCATTCTCTGAAGCCCGGACCGGTGTGGCCCGGCAGGAAGCTCCACACCCTGAACCGCTGCGGCCGGCTCGAGGTGATCGACGGATCGCGTGTCCAACCCAAGACCCGCGCCTTCGCGGGCAGATTTCCGTCCGCCGTTCAGTCTCCGCGCACCAGTTCATACACCGCCGGCTGA